A genomic region of Nitrospirota bacterium contains the following coding sequences:
- a CDS encoding helicase C-terminal domain-containing protein: MADIKTCFHGTGPIASCFVNYEDRPQQLEMAGAIMNALMEDRHLIVEAGTGVGKSLAYLIPIIKHFKSEETQRVVVSTYTKTLQRQLVENDLPFLKEHLFPELRFTLCLGSENYLCLRRLSISRQHGLFEAGEEAGLSELLSWAGDTETGLHMEIALPLKIWSKVSRESDLCHGRDCRFYNKCFYQKAKVVERKSQILVTNHHLFFANMASGWNVLPEFQAVVFDEGHEIERVASDYLGVEASNTRLYYLLNSIHSSRRKGILLRLRSLDAGRLSEIAALTERVRQQGERFFLNVSEWLDGRKSIRVRRKGQFMDIITEHLDALREEIGNLADTTVSEEEKRDLKAIEERCRAFIQSLQITVNQELERYVYWAEVDGRRTRLVATPVETGSILREHLFDVISPVIITSATLSVRGSFSYISGRLGLEGTETLSLSSPFNYKKNVLLYIPENNTDPRADDYIPGITGEIEKILAVTGGRTLVLFTSYGMIEQVLKRIKLKGLRVLRQGDADSYSLIEAFKALDNTVLFGTYTFWQGIDIPGNDLQCVVITKLPFAVPTDPVVEARMEAISARGEDPFHKYQVPQAIITFKQGFGRLVRTATDKGIVAVLDTRIKRKAYGRAFLDSIPDVEITADIETLRDKLSHQW; this comes from the coding sequence TTGGCTGATATAAAAACCTGCTTTCACGGCACCGGGCCGATTGCCTCCTGTTTTGTGAATTATGAAGACCGTCCGCAGCAGCTCGAAATGGCCGGGGCAATCATGAATGCCCTCATGGAGGACAGACACCTTATTGTAGAGGCAGGCACAGGTGTCGGCAAGAGCCTCGCCTATCTCATCCCGATTATCAAGCATTTCAAGAGTGAAGAGACACAGCGGGTTGTTGTCTCCACCTATACAAAAACCCTGCAGCGGCAGCTTGTGGAGAATGACCTGCCCTTTTTAAAAGAACACCTCTTCCCTGAACTGAGATTCACGCTCTGCCTCGGCAGCGAAAACTACCTCTGCCTGAGAAGGCTCAGTATCAGCAGGCAGCACGGACTCTTTGAGGCCGGAGAGGAGGCAGGTCTCTCCGAGCTGCTTTCATGGGCAGGTGATACTGAAACCGGGCTGCATATGGAGATTGCCCTTCCACTTAAGATATGGTCAAAGGTGAGCAGGGAGTCGGACCTCTGCCACGGCAGGGACTGCCGCTTTTACAATAAATGCTTTTATCAGAAGGCAAAGGTTGTGGAGAGAAAGAGTCAGATACTTGTGACAAACCACCACCTCTTCTTTGCCAATATGGCATCAGGGTGGAATGTGCTGCCTGAATTTCAGGCGGTTGTCTTTGACGAGGGGCACGAGATTGAGCGGGTGGCATCGGATTATCTCGGCGTAGAGGCGTCAAATACACGCCTCTACTATCTGCTTAATTCCATACACAGTTCCCGAAGAAAGGGAATCCTCCTCAGGCTCCGCAGTCTTGATGCAGGGAGGTTATCAGAGATTGCAGCCCTGACAGAGAGGGTGAGGCAGCAGGGTGAACGTTTCTTTCTGAATGTCTCTGAGTGGCTTGACGGACGGAAATCGATCCGTGTCCGGCGGAAGGGTCAGTTTATGGATATCATCACAGAGCACCTTGATGCACTGAGAGAAGAGATCGGCAACCTCGCCGATACCACGGTATCCGAGGAAGAGAAGCGGGATTTGAAGGCAATAGAGGAGAGATGCAGGGCATTTATTCAGTCCCTGCAGATAACGGTTAATCAGGAGCTGGAGAGGTACGTATACTGGGCGGAAGTGGATGGCAGGAGGACAAGGCTGGTTGCAACTCCTGTTGAGACCGGCAGCATCCTGAGGGAGCACCTCTTTGATGTAATCAGTCCTGTTATCATCACCTCGGCAACCCTTTCCGTGAGGGGTTCTTTCTCCTATATCTCCGGAAGGCTCGGTCTTGAGGGGACTGAGACGTTATCCCTGTCCTCTCCGTTTAACTACAAGAAGAATGTCCTTCTCTACATCCCTGAAAATAATACAGACCCGAGGGCTGATGACTATATCCCGGGGATTACCGGGGAGATAGAAAAGATACTGGCTGTCACAGGGGGAAGGACCCTCGTGCTCTTTACGAGTTACGGCATGATTGAGCAGGTGCTGAAGAGGATTAAGCTCAAGGGGCTCAGGGTGCTGAGGCAGGGGGATGCCGACAGCTACAGCCTTATTGAGGCATTCAAGGCCCTGGATAACACCGTGCTTTTCGGGACATACACGTTCTGGCAGGGCATAGACATACCTGGTAACGACCTTCAGTGCGTGGTGATTACAAAGCTCCCGTTTGCAGTGCCCACAGACCCTGTTGTAGAGGCACGGATGGAGGCAATCTCCGCAAGGGGCGAAGACCCCTTCCATAAATACCAGGTACCCCAGGCTATTATCACTTTCAAGCAGGGCTTTGGCAGGCTTGTCCGGACAGCCACGGACAAGGGGATTGTGGCGGTGCTGGATACCAGGATAAAGAGGAAGGCGTATGGCAGGGCTTTCCTTGATTCTATCCCTGATGTAGAGATAACGGCGGATATTGAGACGCTGAGGGATAAACTGAGTCATCAATGGTAA
- a CDS encoding ATP-binding protein, translating to MHEIILPLALLLILYLLIRDIYLNRKIKEITGFIQELSEGNLKKRLFLKKGEKFSGIVSGLNRIAESFEEKIHEANEQSHRLESTLKNLPDGIVLLDNNDVVRFVNPAFEALFNVKSSNLRGRGLNEVIRVPELTELIGIIRTDRSLKKEAFIEPIDKYLLIKAIPFFGNSITENKSHSSASREYTGAMIVFRDITEGKRTDETRRDFVANVSHELKTPITAIRGFTETLLDGAIEDRNDALRFLNTIKSHTERMDRLIGDLIKLSRIEFGAMPLEKRSLPLEPLVDDVFKGFETLCRGKGISLEKDMQKGCTEIEADPHRLTQILTNLIDNAVKFTEAGRVAVKARRQATGYIISVEDTGMGIPKRHLSRLGERFFRVDPSRSRELGGTGLGLAIVKHLVRAHGWEMKIESEEGKGTAVRILLPEPEPAGKKLSNCSA from the coding sequence TTGCATGAAATCATTCTTCCCCTGGCACTGTTACTTATCCTCTATCTCCTGATAAGAGACATATACTTAAACAGAAAGATTAAGGAAATCACCGGTTTCATTCAGGAGCTATCGGAAGGAAATCTCAAAAAACGCCTCTTTCTTAAAAAGGGAGAAAAGTTTTCCGGGATTGTATCAGGTCTGAACAGGATAGCAGAGAGTTTTGAAGAAAAGATACACGAAGCAAATGAACAGAGCCACAGGTTGGAATCCACGCTGAAGAATCTTCCCGATGGCATTGTCCTTCTTGATAACAACGATGTGGTCAGGTTTGTTAATCCTGCCTTTGAAGCCCTTTTTAATGTTAAGTCGTCAAACCTCAGGGGCAGGGGCCTGAACGAGGTAATAAGGGTGCCTGAGCTTACCGAGTTAATCGGGATAATCAGGACGGACAGGTCTTTGAAAAAAGAGGCCTTCATCGAACCCATTGATAAATATCTCCTGATAAAGGCCATCCCCTTTTTTGGCAACAGTATCACTGAAAACAAGTCACATTCTTCGGCAAGCAGGGAGTATACAGGGGCAATGATCGTGTTCAGGGATATTACAGAAGGTAAAAGAACGGACGAGACAAGAAGGGATTTTGTTGCAAATGTCTCGCATGAACTCAAGACCCCAATAACCGCCATAAGGGGATTTACAGAAACCCTGCTTGACGGTGCAATAGAAGACAGGAATGATGCACTAAGGTTTCTTAATACCATAAAATCCCATACTGAAAGAATGGACCGTTTAATAGGAGACCTTATAAAACTCTCACGGATTGAATTTGGTGCAATGCCTCTTGAAAAAAGGTCACTCCCGCTTGAGCCCCTGGTTGACGATGTCTTTAAAGGTTTTGAAACACTTTGCCGTGGAAAGGGGATATCCCTTGAAAAGGATATGCAGAAGGGGTGCACAGAGATTGAGGCCGACCCCCACCGGCTGACACAGATACTTACAAACCTCATAGACAATGCCGTAAAGTTTACAGAGGCAGGCCGTGTGGCTGTAAAGGCCAGGAGGCAGGCCACGGGATACATAATCTCGGTTGAGGATACAGGCATGGGGATTCCAAAGAGGCATCTGTCAAGGCTTGGTGAAAGATTTTTCAGGGTTGACCCTTCACGTTCAAGAGAGCTTGGGGGGACAGGGCTTGGCCTTGCAATTGTAAAACACCTTGTAAGGGCTCATGGCTGGGAGATGAAGATAGAGAGCGAGGAGGGTAAGGGAACGGCTGTCAGGATACTGCTGCCTGAACCGGAACCTGCAGGGAAAAAGCTGAGCAACTGCTCAGCATGA
- a CDS encoding zinc ribbon domain-containing protein, with protein MPVYEYTCIKCKETFTLLQRIGTTEKDTICPRCGSSEIKKLVTSFSCSASGDGLPGLSSGFSGGT; from the coding sequence ATGCCGGTATATGAATATACATGTATAAAATGCAAAGAGACTTTTACTCTCTTACAGAGGATCGGAACTACAGAAAAGGATACCATATGCCCCCGTTGCGGTTCAAGTGAAATAAAAAAACTTGTCACATCTTTTTCCTGTTCTGCCTCCGGAGATGGCTTGCCGGGGCTGAGCTCAGGCTTTTCAGGCGGGACCTGA
- the ligA gene encoding NAD-dependent DNA ligase LigA, whose amino-acid sequence MPPEIRQEMERLVRELNYHCYRYYVLDSPVISDEEYDRLFLRLKELEEKYDYILPDSPTQRVGAPPLDKFEKVKHTEPMLSLDNAFSHEEVREFDGRVKRFLGTDDEIEYTVEPKYDGLAIELTYRDGLLLRASTRGDGYVGEDVTQNIRTIKSVPLKIEEVKNIPQEIDIRGEVYMDIEEFEALNREREEKGESPFANPRNAAAGSVRQLDPSITASRRLHLACYGAGAVKGMEFRSQWEFIKWLEKARFPVPVIVRLAKGVDEVVEVIREIEEERRRFPFETDGAVVKVNDFKLQRTLGVKTREPRWAIAYKFPAHQGTTRIRDIIPSVGRTGVITPVALLEPVRIGGVTVSRSTLHNWDEIKRKDIRVGDTVVVERAGDVIPHVVMVIKEKRTGKERPFAIPEKCPVCGAKVVREEGEVAFRCVGINCPAQVQERIKHFASRAAMDIEGLGEKNVELLYSRGLIRHFVDIYRLKKEDLLKLPRFAEKSAQNLIDAIQRSKKTTLARFLYALGILHVGEYAAKLLARHFKNLEDLYNVSPERIAGIKQLGEKIARSVSDFFSDPGNLQTLETLKSLGLEITNPDFEGKKKKKQPLEGLVFVITGTLPRPRKEVEDMIEDLGGHVSSAVSKSTDYLVVGESPGSKLQKAQDLGVRTISFDELLEMTES is encoded by the coding sequence ATTCCACCGGAGATCAGGCAGGAGATGGAGAGGCTTGTCAGGGAGCTCAACTACCACTGCTACCGGTATTATGTCCTTGATTCCCCTGTCATCTCTGATGAGGAGTATGACCGTCTCTTCCTTCGTCTGAAGGAGCTTGAAGAGAAATACGACTATATACTGCCCGACTCCCCCACCCAACGGGTTGGCGCCCCACCCCTTGACAAGTTTGAGAAGGTAAAGCATACCGAGCCCATGCTCTCTCTTGACAATGCTTTTTCACATGAGGAGGTAAGAGAGTTTGACGGCAGGGTCAAGAGGTTTCTCGGCACTGATGATGAAATTGAATACACGGTTGAACCGAAATATGACGGTCTTGCAATTGAGTTGACTTACAGGGACGGACTCCTGTTGAGGGCCTCCACAAGGGGTGACGGTTATGTAGGGGAGGATGTTACACAGAATATCCGCACCATAAAGTCCGTGCCCCTGAAGATAGAAGAGGTCAAGAATATTCCTCAGGAGATCGATATCCGCGGGGAGGTCTATATGGATATCGAGGAGTTTGAGGCACTGAACCGGGAGAGGGAAGAGAAGGGGGAATCCCCCTTTGCCAATCCCAGAAATGCAGCTGCTGGTTCGGTACGGCAGCTCGACCCGTCGATAACAGCCTCGCGAAGGCTCCACCTTGCGTGTTACGGAGCTGGAGCGGTAAAGGGGATGGAGTTCAGGAGTCAGTGGGAGTTTATCAAATGGCTTGAGAAGGCCCGGTTTCCGGTTCCTGTTATAGTAAGGCTTGCAAAAGGGGTTGATGAGGTTGTAGAGGTCATCAGGGAGATAGAAGAGGAGAGGAGAAGGTTTCCTTTTGAGACCGATGGTGCTGTTGTCAAGGTGAATGACTTTAAGCTGCAGCGTACTCTGGGTGTCAAGACCCGGGAGCCGCGCTGGGCCATTGCCTATAAATTTCCGGCCCATCAGGGGACAACCAGGATAAGGGATATAATCCCGAGTGTCGGCAGGACAGGGGTGATAACACCCGTTGCACTTCTTGAGCCCGTAAGGATCGGCGGTGTGACCGTCTCCCGTTCCACCCTGCATAACTGGGATGAGATTAAGAGAAAGGACATAAGGGTGGGGGATACCGTGGTGGTTGAACGGGCGGGGGATGTCATCCCCCATGTCGTGATGGTAATAAAGGAGAAGCGGACAGGAAAGGAAAGGCCTTTTGCCATTCCTGAAAAGTGCCCTGTGTGCGGCGCGAAAGTTGTGAGGGAAGAAGGTGAGGTTGCCTTCAGGTGTGTTGGTATCAACTGTCCTGCACAGGTTCAGGAGCGGATAAAACACTTTGCATCAAGGGCTGCCATGGATATTGAGGGTCTTGGTGAAAAGAATGTGGAACTTCTTTACTCAAGGGGACTCATCAGGCATTTCGTGGACATATACAGACTGAAAAAGGAGGACCTCCTTAAGCTGCCGAGGTTTGCCGAAAAATCAGCCCAAAACCTCATAGACGCGATTCAGCGGAGCAAAAAGACCACACTTGCCAGATTCCTCTATGCCCTCGGCATACTTCATGTTGGCGAATATGCAGCAAAGCTTCTTGCCAGACACTTTAAGAACCTTGAAGACCTGTACAATGTAAGCCCTGAGAGGATTGCCGGTATAAAGCAGTTGGGTGAGAAGATTGCACGCTCGGTCTCGGACTTCTTCAGCGACCCCGGGAACCTGCAGACGCTTGAAACCCTCAAATCCCTGGGTCTCGAGATAACAAACCCTGATTTTGAGGGCAAAAAGAAGAAAAAGCAGCCGCTTGAAGGCCTTGTTTTCGTGATTACCGGCACCCTGCCCAGGCCGAGAAAAGAAGTGGAGGACATGATTGAAGACCTTGGCGGTCATGTCTCCTCAGCAGTCTCAAAGAGCACCGATTACCTTGTTGTCGGGGAGTCCCCGGGTTCAAAACTCCAGAAGGCTCAGGACCTTGGAGTCAGGACTATAAGCTTTGATGAGCTGCTGGAAATGACGGAGAGCTGA
- a CDS encoding response regulator transcription factor: MSNNKRVIIVDDEPDIIDLVVYNLRKEGFVTDSARSGTEALKKIREGKFDIVILDLMLPEMDGLELCRILKKDPALSDMPIIMLTAKGEEIDRILGLELGADDYITKPFSPREMVARVNAVLRRSGLKRDGGDGKGVLKIGNLEIDREKYTVKKNGLPLSLSIREFKLLLYLAERPGRVFSRDSLLDAVWGDDAYVEPRTVDVHIRRLRERVEDNPSTPAYILTRRGVGYYFAEEV; this comes from the coding sequence ATGTCTAACAACAAACGTGTAATTATAGTTGACGATGAACCGGATATCATTGACCTTGTAGTATATAATCTCAGGAAAGAGGGGTTCGTCACAGACAGCGCCCGTAGTGGAACAGAGGCGTTAAAGAAGATCCGGGAGGGGAAATTTGACATTGTCATCCTTGACCTGATGCTTCCGGAGATGGACGGTCTGGAGTTGTGCAGGATTCTGAAGAAAGACCCCGCACTGTCGGATATGCCTATCATAATGTTGACTGCAAAGGGAGAAGAGATTGACAGGATATTGGGGCTTGAGCTTGGGGCCGATGACTATATTACAAAACCCTTCAGTCCGAGAGAGATGGTGGCACGGGTAAACGCAGTCCTCAGACGTTCCGGATTAAAAAGAGATGGCGGAGACGGCAAGGGTGTGCTGAAAATCGGCAACCTGGAGATTGACAGAGAGAAATACACTGTGAAAAAAAATGGCCTGCCCCTCTCCCTCAGCATCAGGGAATTCAAGCTGCTTCTCTATCTTGCCGAGAGGCCCGGGAGGGTTTTTAGCCGGGATTCACTGCTTGATGCGGTCTGGGGCGACGATGCCTATGTAGAGCCAAGGACTGTTGATGTTCATATAAGGAGGCTGCGGGAACGAGTGGAGGACAACCCGTCAACTCCGGCATATATCCTTACGAGAAGAGGAGTTGGTTACTATTTTGCTGAAGAGGTGTAG
- the purF gene encoding amidophosphoribosyltransferase, with translation MPAINKYIHDIKEECGVFGVYGHPEASNLAYLGLYALQHRGQEGAGICSSDGKHLHIEKSMGLIADIFTEKRLKRLPGYIAIGHNRYSTSGSSSIKNVQPLVANFSLGTIAIAHNGNLVNAAQLRGRLEEEGAIFQSSSDSEVVVHLTAHSRGDSFKQRLIQALQHVSGAFSLLVMRENELIAIRDPYGVRPLSLGKFDGAYVVASETCALDLIGAEYIRDIEPGEMLVINEHGLNSIKALHSSRKAHCVFEFIYFARPDSCIFDGVNVNAIRKKLGRQLAIEAHIDADLVIPVPDSGMPAAIGYAEESGIPFDLGLIRNHYIGRTFIEPKKTIRHFGVKIKLNPVREILKGKRVIVVDDSIVRGTTSKKIVKMLREVGGAREVHMRISSPATVGPCFYGIDTPTRNELIAATHMVEEIKKYITSDTLSYLSIEGLRSVIPSPDDFCYACFTNEYPISFPGEHLQQLDLFVGV, from the coding sequence GTGCCTGCTATAAATAAATACATACATGATATCAAGGAAGAGTGCGGGGTTTTTGGTGTATACGGCCATCCCGAGGCGTCCAACCTTGCATATCTCGGCCTCTATGCCCTTCAGCACAGGGGACAGGAAGGCGCAGGTATATGTTCCTCTGACGGAAAACATCTCCATATCGAAAAATCCATGGGGCTTATTGCAGACATCTTTACTGAAAAGCGGTTAAAAAGGCTTCCCGGATATATCGCTATCGGCCATAACCGCTACTCAACATCTGGAAGCAGTTCTATAAAGAATGTTCAGCCCCTGGTTGCCAACTTCTCTCTCGGTACCATAGCAATCGCTCACAATGGAAACCTTGTCAATGCCGCTCAACTCAGAGGGAGGCTTGAAGAAGAGGGGGCAATATTTCAGTCTTCCTCAGACAGTGAGGTAGTTGTTCACCTGACTGCCCACAGCCGTGGGGACTCTTTTAAGCAGCGGCTCATCCAGGCCCTTCAGCATGTCTCCGGCGCCTTCAGCCTGCTCGTAATGAGAGAAAACGAGCTGATAGCCATACGGGACCCTTACGGGGTGAGGCCCTTGTCCCTCGGAAAATTCGATGGCGCCTATGTCGTTGCATCGGAAACATGCGCCCTTGATCTCATCGGCGCTGAATACATAAGGGATATAGAGCCCGGTGAGATGCTCGTTATCAATGAACACGGCCTTAACTCAATAAAGGCGCTTCACTCTTCCCGCAAGGCTCATTGTGTCTTTGAATTCATATATTTTGCAAGACCGGACAGCTGCATCTTTGATGGCGTAAATGTAAATGCCATAAGAAAAAAACTTGGCAGGCAACTGGCCATTGAAGCTCATATAGATGCCGACCTTGTAATTCCTGTTCCGGACAGCGGCATGCCCGCTGCCATCGGGTATGCCGAGGAATCGGGAATACCGTTTGACCTCGGGCTTATCCGTAACCACTATATAGGACGGACCTTTATTGAGCCGAAAAAGACCATAAGACACTTCGGGGTGAAGATCAAGCTGAACCCCGTGAGGGAGATACTGAAAGGCAAGAGGGTGATAGTGGTGGATGATTCCATTGTCAGGGGCACAACGAGTAAAAAAATCGTCAAGATGCTGAGAGAGGTGGGAGGGGCCAGGGAGGTGCATATGAGGATAAGCTCTCCGGCCACTGTAGGGCCCTGCTTCTACGGTATCGACACCCCCACAAGGAATGAATTGATTGCAGCCACTCATATGGTTGAAGAGATAAAAAAGTATATAACCTCCGACACCCTGTCCTATCTTTCGATTGAGGGACTCAGAAGCGTGATACCCAGCCCTGATGATTTCTGCTATGCCTGCTTTACCAACGAGTACCCGATCAGCTTTCCCGGAGAACACCTCCAGCAGCTCGACCTCTTTGTAGGGGTATAA
- a CDS encoding LysM peptidoglycan-binding domain-containing protein: protein MKATFIFLIISLSLLMPLRIMAGESEYVEYTVKKGDTLWDITGGKFEDPFLWPNVWKENPTVKNPDLIFPGQHLRLPRYMLQKQINIRLPEEKEVRKEQPVPVEKIEEKAITIAPRQPFVVDADMIAASGYIDKVIPGVGKIVATPDERTLIGKDDLVYIKLYNNAVPENGKKFYAERSLGVIRHPSTGEVLGNLIELTGVIEVTGREAGFTKAKVIKSFIEIQKGDPIDNYYPIESFPLVKGKSPAVSGTVVAARDLRLISGNYDIVYIDRGSVDGVVPGSTFTLVSAEKPNRPIGKIQVISTRQKSATAIVTKSKTAITRGDYF, encoded by the coding sequence ATGAAAGCAACTTTTATTTTCCTGATTATATCACTTTCACTGCTCATGCCTTTACGCATTATGGCCGGAGAGAGTGAGTATGTGGAGTACACTGTTAAAAAGGGTGATACCCTCTGGGACATTACAGGAGGCAAGTTCGAAGACCCATTCCTGTGGCCGAATGTCTGGAAGGAGAACCCAACGGTGAAAAACCCCGACCTTATCTTCCCCGGACAGCATCTGAGGCTTCCGCGTTACATGTTGCAGAAACAGATCAACATCAGGCTTCCTGAAGAAAAAGAGGTCAGAAAGGAACAACCTGTGCCTGTGGAAAAGATTGAGGAGAAGGCCATTACGATTGCACCACGGCAACCCTTTGTGGTTGATGCGGACATGATCGCTGCAAGCGGCTATATTGACAAGGTAATTCCAGGGGTGGGGAAAATTGTTGCAACTCCGGATGAACGGACACTTATCGGAAAGGATGATCTTGTATATATAAAACTATATAATAATGCCGTGCCGGAGAATGGAAAGAAGTTTTATGCCGAACGTTCACTGGGAGTGATAAGGCATCCATCAACCGGTGAAGTACTCGGCAACCTGATTGAATTAACCGGGGTTATTGAGGTGACAGGTCGGGAAGCGGGATTCACCAAGGCGAAGGTGATAAAGTCCTTTATAGAAATCCAGAAAGGAGACCCTATCGATAATTACTATCCCATCGAATCCTTTCCGCTTGTTAAAGGAAAGTCTCCGGCTGTGAGCGGAACAGTTGTTGCTGCCAGGGACCTGAGGCTTATCAGTGGTAACTACGATATTGTGTATATTGACCGTGGTTCAGTTGATGGGGTTGTCCCGGGAAGTACTTTCACCCTTGTCTCGGCTGAAAAGCCAAACAGGCCGATAGGCAAGATTCAGGTGATAAGTACGAGACAGAAAAGCGCTACTGCCATTGTTACAAAGAGCAAAACTGCTATTACGAGAGGGGATTATTTTTAG
- the atpE gene encoding ATP synthase F0 subunit C gives MKKQTAVIFLTLAIVCLLAPLAFAEEAAAAVVAGSNAKAFAVLGAALGIGIAALGTGIGQGIGLSKACEGVARNPGASGKIMMILIIGLAMIESLAIYALLVSLGILMSQNSFF, from the coding sequence ATGAAAAAACAAACTGCCGTGATTTTTCTTACTCTCGCCATAGTCTGTTTACTTGCCCCGCTTGCTTTTGCAGAAGAGGCAGCAGCAGCCGTTGTGGCGGGTTCTAATGCCAAGGCCTTTGCTGTGCTGGGAGCTGCTCTCGGTATTGGTATCGCTGCCCTTGGGACCGGAATAGGCCAGGGAATCGGTTTGAGTAAGGCATGTGAGGGTGTAGCAAGAAACCCAGGGGCGTCAGGAAAGATTATGATGATACTCATCATAGGTCTTGCCATGATTGAATCATTGGCAATTTATGCCCTGCTGGTATCACTGGGTATTCTCATGAGCCAGAACAGCTTCTTCTAA
- the atpB gene encoding F0F1 ATP synthase subunit A: MEGGGYLINIPGVPPYVTYSWLAMGILILMAILVRASIKLVPSGFQNFIEMVIDAIYNLCEETIGEHWTATFFPLIGTLGIYILVCNYMGLIPGFDSPTANINTTASCAIPVFLATHYYGVKVHGFKYIKHFLGPMRSIFALPLMIMMFFIEVIGHLVRPVTLSVRLFGNMMAKHILLAVLAVLTPIGIPVLVLGLGVIVGLVQAFVFVLLSIMYLAGAVEEAH, encoded by the coding sequence GTGGAAGGTGGCGGTTATCTGATAAACATTCCGGGGGTCCCCCCATATGTAACATATTCCTGGCTTGCAATGGGCATACTCATCCTGATGGCAATCCTCGTCAGGGCCTCTATAAAGCTTGTACCGTCCGGGTTTCAGAACTTTATTGAAATGGTAATTGATGCCATCTACAACCTTTGTGAGGAGACCATCGGGGAGCACTGGACAGCAACCTTCTTTCCCTTGATCGGGACACTCGGCATATACATACTGGTCTGTAATTACATGGGCCTGATCCCTGGATTCGACTCCCCGACAGCCAATATAAACACTACGGCTTCATGTGCCATTCCGGTTTTTCTTGCCACACATTACTATGGGGTGAAGGTTCACGGGTTTAAATATATCAAACACTTTCTCGGACCGATGCGTTCCATCTTTGCACTGCCCCTGATGATAATGATGTTCTTTATTGAAGTCATCGGACACTTGGTCAGGCCCGTAACCCTGTCTGTCAGGCTCTTCGGTAATATGATGGCAAAACATATCCTGCTTGCAGTTCTTGCCGTATTAACTCCCATTGGAATACCTGTACTCGTTCTCGGACTGGGCGTGATTGTCGGACTTGTTCAGGCCTTTGTCTTTGTGTTACTAAGTATCATGTATCTTGCCGGTGCCGTAGAAGAGGCACATTAA
- a CDS encoding MBL fold metallo-hydrolase: MGLEIKTIVVGQLEVNCYIVYDAENREAIVVDPGDEPDRILDLITADNLKVRHIVCTHTHFDHVGAIPELRENTGAQIVIHKKESEIYEAARDMAALWGYDVDPLPPPDIFISEGDEIKTGNLVFRVIHTPGHSPGGICLYGNGIVITGDTLFAGSVGRTDFPGGDINLLKESFKRLMSLPEDTVVLPGHGPQSTIGREKRENFFINEV, from the coding sequence ATGGGTTTGGAGATAAAAACCATAGTAGTCGGACAGCTTGAGGTAAACTGTTATATTGTTTATGATGCTGAAAACAGGGAGGCAATTGTTGTAGACCCGGGAGATGAACCTGACAGGATTCTGGATTTAATAACAGCTGATAACCTGAAGGTAAGGCACATTGTCTGTACGCACACACACTTTGATCACGTAGGCGCCATACCTGAACTCAGGGAAAATACCGGAGCACAGATAGTTATTCACAAAAAAGAGTCTGAAATTTACGAGGCAGCACGGGATATGGCCGCCCTTTGGGGCTATGACGTAGACCCCCTGCCTCCCCCGGACATTTTTATTTCAGAAGGTGACGAGATCAAGACAGGGAATCTTGTCTTCAGGGTAATACATACACCCGGGCACAGCCCCGGAGGGATATGCCTCTATGGCAATGGAATCGTGATAACCGGGGATACACTCTTTGCGGGTTCCGTAGGGAGAACGGATTTCCCCGGCGGAGACATTAACCTGCTGAAAGAGTCTTTTAAACGTCTCATGTCCCTGCCCGAGGATACTGTAGTTCTGCCTGGTCACGGTCCCCAGTCAACAATAGGCAGGGAAAAGAGAGAGAACTTTTTTATTAACGAAGTCTAA
- a CDS encoding MTH938/NDUFAF3 family protein, whose protein sequence is MHIDSYTFGRIVIDGKSYTSDVLVFPERVVSPWWRSQGHLLQMEDLTEVLRERPEVLIVGKGFSGLMKVPQGLIDELGSMGIKVIAERTNRAVTIFNDCKGSRVAAALHLTC, encoded by the coding sequence ATGCATATCGACTCTTACACTTTTGGCAGAATCGTGATCGATGGAAAGAGCTACACATCTGATGTGCTCGTTTTTCCTGAAAGGGTTGTCTCGCCATGGTGGCGCAGTCAAGGTCATCTCCTGCAGATGGAAGACCTTACCGAGGTGCTCAGGGAGAGGCCGGAGGTCTTGATTGTTGGGAAGGGCTTTTCCGGTCTGATGAAGGTCCCGCAGGGGCTGATAGATGAACTTGGAAGTATGGGAATAAAAGTAATCGCTGAAAGGACCAACCGCGCAGTAACGATTTTCAATGATTGCAAGGGGAGTCGTGTGGCTGCAGCGCTTCATCTGACATGCTGA